A window from Pan paniscus chromosome 14, NHGRI_mPanPan1-v2.0_pri, whole genome shotgun sequence encodes these proteins:
- the SUPT20H gene encoding transcription factor SPT20 homolog isoform X8, with translation MQQALELALDRAEYVIESARQRPPKRKYLSSGRKSVFQKLYDLYIEECEKEPEVKKLRRNVNLLEKLVMQETLSCLVVNLYPGNEGYSLMLRGKNGSDSETIRLPYEEGELLEYLDAEELPPILVDLLEKSQVNIFHCGCVIAEIRDYRQSSNMKSPGYQSRHILLRPTMQTLICDVHSITSDNHKWTQEDKLLLESQLILATAEPLCLDPSIAVTCTANRLLYNKQKMNTRPMKRCFKRYSRSSLNRQQDLSHCPPPPQLRLLDFLQKRKERKAGQHYDLKISKAGNCVDMWKRSPCNLAIPSEVDVEKYAKVEKSIKSDDSQPTVWPAHDVKDDYVFECEAGTQYQKTKLTILQSLGDPLYYGKIQPCKADEESDSQMSPSHSSTDDHSNWFIIGSKTDAERVVNQYQELVQNEAKCPVKMSHSSSGSASLSQVSPGKETDQTETVSVQSSVLGKGVKHRPPPIKLPSSSGNSSSGNYFTPQQTSSFLKSPTPPPSSKPSSIPRKSSVDLNQVSMLSPAALSPASSSQRSGTPKPSTPTPTPSSAPHPPDAQSSTPSTPSATPTPQDSGFTPQPTLLTQFAQQQRSLSQAMPVTTIPLSTMVTSITPGTTATQVMANSAGLNFINVVGSVCGAQALMSGSNPMLGCNTGAITPAGINLSGLLPSGGLLPNALPSAMQAASQAGVPFGLKNTSSLRPLNLLQGSEQGSTSQEQALSAQQAAVINLTGVGSFMQSQAAVLSQLGSAENRPEQSLPQQRFQLSSAFQQQQQQIQQLRFLQHQMAMAAAAAQTAQLHHHRHTGSQSKSKMKRGTPTTPKF, from the exons ATG CAACAAGCTTTAGAACTAGCTTTGGATCGTGCAGAG tatgtCATTGAAAGTGCCCGACAGAGACCTCCTAAAAGGAAATACCTATCAAGTGGAAG aaaatctgTATTTCAAAAACTTTATGACTTGTATATTGAAGAATGTGAAAAAGAACCTGAAGTTAAG aaattaagaagaaatgtgAACTTGTTAGAGAAGCTTGTTATGCAAGAGACTTTGTCATGTTTAGTGGTCAATCTATACCCAGGAAATGAGGGATATTCTCTGATGCTCAGGGGAAAAAACGGATCAG ATTCCGAGACCATTCGACTGCCCTATGAAgaaggagagttgcttgaatatTTGGATGCAGAAGAATTACCTCCTATTTTGGTTGATCTCCTAGAAAAATCTCAG GTTAATATTTTTCATTGCGGATGTGTCATAGCAGAAATACGTGACTACAGGCAGTCCAGTAACATGAAATCTCCTGGTTACCAAAGTCGGCACATTCTCTTACGTCCAACAATGCAG acTTTAATTTGTGATGTACATTCAATAACAAGTGATAACCACAAATGGACCCAg GAAGACAAACTTTTGCTTGAGAGCCAGCTCATCCTAGCTACAGCTGAACCACTCTGTCTTGATCCTTCTATAGCAGTCACCTGCACTGCAAACAGACTGCTCTATAACAAGCAAAAGATGAACACTCGCCCAATGAAACG GTGTTTCAAGAGGTATTCCAGATCCTCTCTGAATCGGCAGCAAGATCTATCTCATTGTCCACCTCCTCCTCAGCTGAGGTTACTTGATTTcttacaaaaaagaaaggaaagaaaagcaggtCAGCATTATGACCTCAAAATTTCTAAGGCAGgaaat tgtgTAGATATGTGGAAACGGAGTCCCTGTAATTTGGCCATACCTTCTGAAGTAGAT GTGGAGAAATATGCTAAAGTGGAAAAGTCTATCAAATCTGATGACTCACAGCCAACAGTCTGGCCAGCCCAT GATGTAAAAGATGATTATGTATTTGAATGTGAAGCTGGTACTCAGTATCAGAAAACAAAGCTGACCATCTTGCAGTCGCTTGGAGATCCACTTTACTATGGTAAAATACAGCCATGTAAAGCAGATGAAGAAAGTGACAGCCAGATGTCTCCATCACA cTCGTCCACAGATGATCATTCAAattg GTTCATTATTGGATCAAAGACCGATGCTGAGAG GGTAGTCAATCAGTACCAGGAATTAGTCCAGAATGAAGCCAAATGTCCGGTCAAGATGTCACACAGCTCCAGTGGCTCAGCCAGTCTGAGTCAGGTCTCTCCAGGGAAAGAAACAGAT CAAACTGAAACCGTGTCAGTTCAGTCTTCGGTATTGGGGAAGGGTGTAAAACATCGACCCCCACCAATCAAACTTCCCTCAAGCTCAGGAAATAGTTCCTCAG GTAACTATTTTACACCACAACAGACAAGCAGCTTTCTCAAATCTccaactcctcctccttcttctaagCCATCAAGTATTCCTCGGAAATCATCTGTGGATCTCAATCAAGTTAGCATGCTTTCTCCAGCTGCCCTATCACCTGCCAGCTCATCACAAA GATCTGGAACTCCTAAGCCATCTACTCCTACACCAACCCCTTCATCGGCCCCACACCCTCCTGATGCTCAGAGCTCAACTCCTAGTACCCCTTCAGCCACCCCTACTCCCCAAGATTCAGGCTTCACCCCTCAGCCCACTTTGTTAACTCAGTTTGCTCAGCAGCAAAGGTCTCTGAGCCAGGCAATGCCTGTAACAACCATTCCTCTTTCCACCATGGTAACATCTATAACTCCAGGAACCACGGCCACCCAGGTCATGGCAAACTCTGCTGGACTTAACTTCATCAATGTAGTGGGCTCTGTTTG TGGGGCCCAGGCTTTGATGAGTGGTTCAAACCCCATGCTGGGCTGTAACACTGGTGCCATAACTCCTGCAGGAATAAACCTGAGCGGCCTTCTACCCTCAGGAGGTCTGCTACCAAATGCACTGCCCAGTGCAATGCAGGCAGCTTCTCAAGCAG GTGTTccatttggtttaaaaaatacttcaagtCTCAGGCCCTTAAATCTACTCCAG gGTTCTGAGCAAGGTTCAACCAGTCAAGAACAGGCCTTATCTGCTCAGCAAGCTGCTGTTATTAACCTTACTGGAGTAGGAAGTTTTATGCAGTCACAGGCAGCTG TGTTGTCTCAGCTTGGCTCTGCCGAGAACAGACCTGAGCAAAGCCTTCCTCAGCAGAGATTCCAGCTCTCCTCTGCCtttcaacagcagcagcaacagatACAA CAGTTGCGATTCTTGCAGCATCAAATGGctatggcagcagcagcagcacaaaCAGCTCAGCTACATCATCATCGGCATACAGGCAGCCAgtcaaaaagtaaaatgaagagaGGCACGCCAACCACTCCAAAATTTTGA
- the SUPT20H gene encoding transcription factor SPT20 homolog isoform X23 has protein sequence MYVIESARQRPPKRKYLSSGRKSVFQKLYDLYIEECEKEPEVKKLRRNVNLLEKLVMQETLSCLVVNLYPGNEGYSLMLRGKNGSDSETIRLPYEEGELLEYLDAEELPPILVDLLEKSQVNIFHCGCVIAEIRDYRQSSNMKSPGYQSRHILLRPTMQTLICDVHSITSDNHKWTQEDKLLLESQLILATAEPLCLDPSIAVTCTANRLLYNKQKMNTRPMKRCFKRYSRSSLNRQQDLSHCPPPPQLRLLDFLQKRKERKAGQHYDLKISKAGNCVDMWKRSPCNLAIPSEVDVEKYAKVEKSIKSDDSQPTVWPAHDVKDDYVFECEAGTQYQKTKLTILQSLGDPLYYGKIQPCKADEESDSQMSPSHSSTDDHSNWFIIGSKTDAERVVNQYQELVQNEAKCPVKMSHSSSGSASLSQVSPGKETDQTETVSVQSSVLGKGVKHRPPPIKLPSSSGNSSSGNYFTPQQTSSFLKSPTPPPSSKPSSIPRKSSVDLNQVSMLSPAALSPASSSQRTTATQVMANSAGLNFINVVGSVCGAQALMSGSNPMLGCNTGAITPAGINLSGLLPSGGLLPNALPSAMQAASQAGVPFGLKNTSSLRPLNLLQQQQQQLSQFTPQQPQQPTTCSPQQPGEQGSEQGSTSQEQALSAQQAAVINLTGVGSFMQSQAAVLSQLGSAENRPEQSLPQQRFQLSSAFQQQQQQIQQLRFLQHQMAMAAAAAQTAQLHHHRHTGSQSKSKMKRGTPTTPKF, from the exons ATG tatgtCATTGAAAGTGCCCGACAGAGACCTCCTAAAAGGAAATACCTATCAAGTGGAAG aaaatctgTATTTCAAAAACTTTATGACTTGTATATTGAAGAATGTGAAAAAGAACCTGAAGTTAAG aaattaagaagaaatgtgAACTTGTTAGAGAAGCTTGTTATGCAAGAGACTTTGTCATGTTTAGTGGTCAATCTATACCCAGGAAATGAGGGATATTCTCTGATGCTCAGGGGAAAAAACGGATCAG ATTCCGAGACCATTCGACTGCCCTATGAAgaaggagagttgcttgaatatTTGGATGCAGAAGAATTACCTCCTATTTTGGTTGATCTCCTAGAAAAATCTCAG GTTAATATTTTTCATTGCGGATGTGTCATAGCAGAAATACGTGACTACAGGCAGTCCAGTAACATGAAATCTCCTGGTTACCAAAGTCGGCACATTCTCTTACGTCCAACAATGCAG acTTTAATTTGTGATGTACATTCAATAACAAGTGATAACCACAAATGGACCCAg GAAGACAAACTTTTGCTTGAGAGCCAGCTCATCCTAGCTACAGCTGAACCACTCTGTCTTGATCCTTCTATAGCAGTCACCTGCACTGCAAACAGACTGCTCTATAACAAGCAAAAGATGAACACTCGCCCAATGAAACG GTGTTTCAAGAGGTATTCCAGATCCTCTCTGAATCGGCAGCAAGATCTATCTCATTGTCCACCTCCTCCTCAGCTGAGGTTACTTGATTTcttacaaaaaagaaaggaaagaaaagcaggtCAGCATTATGACCTCAAAATTTCTAAGGCAGgaaat tgtgTAGATATGTGGAAACGGAGTCCCTGTAATTTGGCCATACCTTCTGAAGTAGAT GTGGAGAAATATGCTAAAGTGGAAAAGTCTATCAAATCTGATGACTCACAGCCAACAGTCTGGCCAGCCCAT GATGTAAAAGATGATTATGTATTTGAATGTGAAGCTGGTACTCAGTATCAGAAAACAAAGCTGACCATCTTGCAGTCGCTTGGAGATCCACTTTACTATGGTAAAATACAGCCATGTAAAGCAGATGAAGAAAGTGACAGCCAGATGTCTCCATCACA cTCGTCCACAGATGATCATTCAAattg GTTCATTATTGGATCAAAGACCGATGCTGAGAG GGTAGTCAATCAGTACCAGGAATTAGTCCAGAATGAAGCCAAATGTCCGGTCAAGATGTCACACAGCTCCAGTGGCTCAGCCAGTCTGAGTCAGGTCTCTCCAGGGAAAGAAACAGAT CAAACTGAAACCGTGTCAGTTCAGTCTTCGGTATTGGGGAAGGGTGTAAAACATCGACCCCCACCAATCAAACTTCCCTCAAGCTCAGGAAATAGTTCCTCAG GTAACTATTTTACACCACAACAGACAAGCAGCTTTCTCAAATCTccaactcctcctccttcttctaagCCATCAAGTATTCCTCGGAAATCATCTGTGGATCTCAATCAAGTTAGCATGCTTTCTCCAGCTGCCCTATCACCTGCCAGCTCATCACAAA GAACCACGGCCACCCAGGTCATGGCAAACTCTGCTGGACTTAACTTCATCAATGTAGTGGGCTCTGTTTG TGGGGCCCAGGCTTTGATGAGTGGTTCAAACCCCATGCTGGGCTGTAACACTGGTGCCATAACTCCTGCAGGAATAAACCTGAGCGGCCTTCTACCCTCAGGAGGTCTGCTACCAAATGCACTGCCCAGTGCAATGCAGGCAGCTTCTCAAGCAG GTGTTccatttggtttaaaaaatacttcaagtCTCAGGCCCTTAAATCTACTCCAG cagcagcaacagcagctctCCCAGTTTACACCACAACAACCTCAGCAGCCCACAACTTGTAGTCCTCAACAGCCAGGGGAGCAG gGTTCTGAGCAAGGTTCAACCAGTCAAGAACAGGCCTTATCTGCTCAGCAAGCTGCTGTTATTAACCTTACTGGAGTAGGAAGTTTTATGCAGTCACAGGCAGCTG TGTTGTCTCAGCTTGGCTCTGCCGAGAACAGACCTGAGCAAAGCCTTCCTCAGCAGAGATTCCAGCTCTCCTCTGCCtttcaacagcagcagcaacagatACAA CAGTTGCGATTCTTGCAGCATCAAATGGctatggcagcagcagcagcacaaaCAGCTCAGCTACATCATCATCGGCATACAGGCAGCCAgtcaaaaagtaaaatgaagagaGGCACGCCAACCACTCCAAAATTTTGA
- the SUPT20H gene encoding transcription factor SPT20 homolog isoform X3 — MQQALELALDRAEYVIESARQRPPKRKYLSSGRKSVFQKLYDLYIEECEKEPEVKQKLRRNVNLLEKLVMQETLSCLVVNLYPGNEGYSLMLRGKNGSDSETIRLPYEEGELLEYLDAEELPPILVDLLEKSQVNIFHCGCVIAEIRDYRQSSNMKSPGYQSRHILLRPTMQTLICDVHSITSDNHKWTQEDKLLLESQLILATAEPLCLDPSIAVTCTANRLLYNKQKMNTRPMKRCFKRYSRSSLNRQQDLSHCPPPPQLRLLDFLQKRKERKAGQHYDLKISKAGNCVDMWKRSPCNLAIPSEVDVEKYAKVEKSIKSDDSQPTVWPAHDVKDDYVFECEAGTQYQKTKLTILQSLGDPLYYGKIQPCKADEESDSQMSPSHSSTDDHSNWFIIGSKTDAERVVNQYQELVQNEAKCPVKMSHSSSGSASLSQVSPGKETDQTETVSVQSSVLGKGVKHRPPPIKLPSSSGNSSSGNYFTPQQTSSFLKSPTPPPSSKPSSIPRKSSVDLNQVSMLSPAALSPASSSQRSGTPKPSTPTPTPSSAPHPPDAQSSTPSTPSATPTPQDSGFTPQPTLLTQFAQQQRSLSQAMPVTTIPLSTMVTSITPGTTATQVMANSAGLNFINVVGSVCGAQALMSGSNPMLGCNTGAITPAGINLSGLLPSGGLLPNALPSAMQAASQAGVPFGLKNTSSLRPLNLLQQQQQQLSQFTPQQPQQPTTCSPQQPGEQGSEQGSTSQEQALSAQQAAVINLTGVGSFMQSQAAVLSQLGSAENRPEQSLPQQRFQLSSAFQQQQQQIQQLRFLQHQMAMAAAAAQTAQLHHHRHTGSQSKSKMKRGTPTTPKF; from the exons ATG CAACAAGCTTTAGAACTAGCTTTGGATCGTGCAGAG tatgtCATTGAAAGTGCCCGACAGAGACCTCCTAAAAGGAAATACCTATCAAGTGGAAG aaaatctgTATTTCAAAAACTTTATGACTTGTATATTGAAGAATGTGAAAAAGAACCTGAAGTTAAG cagaaattaagaagaaatgtgAACTTGTTAGAGAAGCTTGTTATGCAAGAGACTTTGTCATGTTTAGTGGTCAATCTATACCCAGGAAATGAGGGATATTCTCTGATGCTCAGGGGAAAAAACGGATCAG ATTCCGAGACCATTCGACTGCCCTATGAAgaaggagagttgcttgaatatTTGGATGCAGAAGAATTACCTCCTATTTTGGTTGATCTCCTAGAAAAATCTCAG GTTAATATTTTTCATTGCGGATGTGTCATAGCAGAAATACGTGACTACAGGCAGTCCAGTAACATGAAATCTCCTGGTTACCAAAGTCGGCACATTCTCTTACGTCCAACAATGCAG acTTTAATTTGTGATGTACATTCAATAACAAGTGATAACCACAAATGGACCCAg GAAGACAAACTTTTGCTTGAGAGCCAGCTCATCCTAGCTACAGCTGAACCACTCTGTCTTGATCCTTCTATAGCAGTCACCTGCACTGCAAACAGACTGCTCTATAACAAGCAAAAGATGAACACTCGCCCAATGAAACG GTGTTTCAAGAGGTATTCCAGATCCTCTCTGAATCGGCAGCAAGATCTATCTCATTGTCCACCTCCTCCTCAGCTGAGGTTACTTGATTTcttacaaaaaagaaaggaaagaaaagcaggtCAGCATTATGACCTCAAAATTTCTAAGGCAGgaaat tgtgTAGATATGTGGAAACGGAGTCCCTGTAATTTGGCCATACCTTCTGAAGTAGAT GTGGAGAAATATGCTAAAGTGGAAAAGTCTATCAAATCTGATGACTCACAGCCAACAGTCTGGCCAGCCCAT GATGTAAAAGATGATTATGTATTTGAATGTGAAGCTGGTACTCAGTATCAGAAAACAAAGCTGACCATCTTGCAGTCGCTTGGAGATCCACTTTACTATGGTAAAATACAGCCATGTAAAGCAGATGAAGAAAGTGACAGCCAGATGTCTCCATCACA cTCGTCCACAGATGATCATTCAAattg GTTCATTATTGGATCAAAGACCGATGCTGAGAG GGTAGTCAATCAGTACCAGGAATTAGTCCAGAATGAAGCCAAATGTCCGGTCAAGATGTCACACAGCTCCAGTGGCTCAGCCAGTCTGAGTCAGGTCTCTCCAGGGAAAGAAACAGAT CAAACTGAAACCGTGTCAGTTCAGTCTTCGGTATTGGGGAAGGGTGTAAAACATCGACCCCCACCAATCAAACTTCCCTCAAGCTCAGGAAATAGTTCCTCAG GTAACTATTTTACACCACAACAGACAAGCAGCTTTCTCAAATCTccaactcctcctccttcttctaagCCATCAAGTATTCCTCGGAAATCATCTGTGGATCTCAATCAAGTTAGCATGCTTTCTCCAGCTGCCCTATCACCTGCCAGCTCATCACAAA GATCTGGAACTCCTAAGCCATCTACTCCTACACCAACCCCTTCATCGGCCCCACACCCTCCTGATGCTCAGAGCTCAACTCCTAGTACCCCTTCAGCCACCCCTACTCCCCAAGATTCAGGCTTCACCCCTCAGCCCACTTTGTTAACTCAGTTTGCTCAGCAGCAAAGGTCTCTGAGCCAGGCAATGCCTGTAACAACCATTCCTCTTTCCACCATGGTAACATCTATAACTCCAGGAACCACGGCCACCCAGGTCATGGCAAACTCTGCTGGACTTAACTTCATCAATGTAGTGGGCTCTGTTTG TGGGGCCCAGGCTTTGATGAGTGGTTCAAACCCCATGCTGGGCTGTAACACTGGTGCCATAACTCCTGCAGGAATAAACCTGAGCGGCCTTCTACCCTCAGGAGGTCTGCTACCAAATGCACTGCCCAGTGCAATGCAGGCAGCTTCTCAAGCAG GTGTTccatttggtttaaaaaatacttcaagtCTCAGGCCCTTAAATCTACTCCAG cagcagcaacagcagctctCCCAGTTTACACCACAACAACCTCAGCAGCCCACAACTTGTAGTCCTCAACAGCCAGGGGAGCAG gGTTCTGAGCAAGGTTCAACCAGTCAAGAACAGGCCTTATCTGCTCAGCAAGCTGCTGTTATTAACCTTACTGGAGTAGGAAGTTTTATGCAGTCACAGGCAGCTG TGTTGTCTCAGCTTGGCTCTGCCGAGAACAGACCTGAGCAAAGCCTTCCTCAGCAGAGATTCCAGCTCTCCTCTGCCtttcaacagcagcagcaacagatACAA CAGTTGCGATTCTTGCAGCATCAAATGGctatggcagcagcagcagcacaaaCAGCTCAGCTACATCATCATCGGCATACAGGCAGCCAgtcaaaaagtaaaatgaagagaGGCACGCCAACCACTCCAAAATTTTGA
- the SUPT20H gene encoding transcription factor SPT20 homolog isoform X21: MQQALELALDRAEYVIESARQRPPKRKYLSSGRKSVFQKLYDLYIEECEKEPEVKKLRRNVNLLEKLVMQETLSCLVVNLYPGNEGYSLMLRGKNGSDSETIRLPYEEGELLEYLDAEELPPILVDLLEKSQVNIFHCGCVIAEIRDYRQSSNMKSPGYQSRHILLRPTMQTLICDVHSITSDNHKWTQEDKLLLESQLILATAEPLCLDPSIAVTCTANRLLYNKQKMNTRPMKRCFKRYSRSSLNRQQDLSHCPPPPQLRLLDFLQKRKERKAGQHYDLKISKAGNCVDMWKRSPCNLAIPSEVDVEKYAKVEKSIKSDDSQPTVWPAHDVKDDYVFECEAGTQYQKTKLTILQSLGDPLYYGKIQPCKADEESDSQMSPSHSSTDDHSNWFIIGSKTDAERVVNQYQELVQNEAKCPVKMSHSSSGSASLSQVSPGKETDQTETVSVQSSVLGKGVKHRPPPIKLPSSSGNSSSGNYFTPQQTSSFLKSPTPPPSSKPSSIPRKSSVDLNQVSMLSPAALSPASSSQRTTATQVMANSAGLNFINVVGSVCGAQALMSGSNPMLGCNTGAITPAGINLSGLLPSGGLLPNALPSAMQAASQAGVPFGLKNTSSLRPLNLLQQQQQQLSQFTPQQPQQPTTCSPQQPGEQGSEQGSTSQEQALSAQQAAVINLTGVGSFMQSQAAVLSQLGSAENRPEQSLPQQRFQLSSAFQQQQQQIQQLRFLQHQMAMAAAAAQTAQLHHHRHTGSQSKSKMKRGTPTTPKF, encoded by the exons ATG CAACAAGCTTTAGAACTAGCTTTGGATCGTGCAGAG tatgtCATTGAAAGTGCCCGACAGAGACCTCCTAAAAGGAAATACCTATCAAGTGGAAG aaaatctgTATTTCAAAAACTTTATGACTTGTATATTGAAGAATGTGAAAAAGAACCTGAAGTTAAG aaattaagaagaaatgtgAACTTGTTAGAGAAGCTTGTTATGCAAGAGACTTTGTCATGTTTAGTGGTCAATCTATACCCAGGAAATGAGGGATATTCTCTGATGCTCAGGGGAAAAAACGGATCAG ATTCCGAGACCATTCGACTGCCCTATGAAgaaggagagttgcttgaatatTTGGATGCAGAAGAATTACCTCCTATTTTGGTTGATCTCCTAGAAAAATCTCAG GTTAATATTTTTCATTGCGGATGTGTCATAGCAGAAATACGTGACTACAGGCAGTCCAGTAACATGAAATCTCCTGGTTACCAAAGTCGGCACATTCTCTTACGTCCAACAATGCAG acTTTAATTTGTGATGTACATTCAATAACAAGTGATAACCACAAATGGACCCAg GAAGACAAACTTTTGCTTGAGAGCCAGCTCATCCTAGCTACAGCTGAACCACTCTGTCTTGATCCTTCTATAGCAGTCACCTGCACTGCAAACAGACTGCTCTATAACAAGCAAAAGATGAACACTCGCCCAATGAAACG GTGTTTCAAGAGGTATTCCAGATCCTCTCTGAATCGGCAGCAAGATCTATCTCATTGTCCACCTCCTCCTCAGCTGAGGTTACTTGATTTcttacaaaaaagaaaggaaagaaaagcaggtCAGCATTATGACCTCAAAATTTCTAAGGCAGgaaat tgtgTAGATATGTGGAAACGGAGTCCCTGTAATTTGGCCATACCTTCTGAAGTAGAT GTGGAGAAATATGCTAAAGTGGAAAAGTCTATCAAATCTGATGACTCACAGCCAACAGTCTGGCCAGCCCAT GATGTAAAAGATGATTATGTATTTGAATGTGAAGCTGGTACTCAGTATCAGAAAACAAAGCTGACCATCTTGCAGTCGCTTGGAGATCCACTTTACTATGGTAAAATACAGCCATGTAAAGCAGATGAAGAAAGTGACAGCCAGATGTCTCCATCACA cTCGTCCACAGATGATCATTCAAattg GTTCATTATTGGATCAAAGACCGATGCTGAGAG GGTAGTCAATCAGTACCAGGAATTAGTCCAGAATGAAGCCAAATGTCCGGTCAAGATGTCACACAGCTCCAGTGGCTCAGCCAGTCTGAGTCAGGTCTCTCCAGGGAAAGAAACAGAT CAAACTGAAACCGTGTCAGTTCAGTCTTCGGTATTGGGGAAGGGTGTAAAACATCGACCCCCACCAATCAAACTTCCCTCAAGCTCAGGAAATAGTTCCTCAG GTAACTATTTTACACCACAACAGACAAGCAGCTTTCTCAAATCTccaactcctcctccttcttctaagCCATCAAGTATTCCTCGGAAATCATCTGTGGATCTCAATCAAGTTAGCATGCTTTCTCCAGCTGCCCTATCACCTGCCAGCTCATCACAAA GAACCACGGCCACCCAGGTCATGGCAAACTCTGCTGGACTTAACTTCATCAATGTAGTGGGCTCTGTTTG TGGGGCCCAGGCTTTGATGAGTGGTTCAAACCCCATGCTGGGCTGTAACACTGGTGCCATAACTCCTGCAGGAATAAACCTGAGCGGCCTTCTACCCTCAGGAGGTCTGCTACCAAATGCACTGCCCAGTGCAATGCAGGCAGCTTCTCAAGCAG GTGTTccatttggtttaaaaaatacttcaagtCTCAGGCCCTTAAATCTACTCCAG cagcagcaacagcagctctCCCAGTTTACACCACAACAACCTCAGCAGCCCACAACTTGTAGTCCTCAACAGCCAGGGGAGCAG gGTTCTGAGCAAGGTTCAACCAGTCAAGAACAGGCCTTATCTGCTCAGCAAGCTGCTGTTATTAACCTTACTGGAGTAGGAAGTTTTATGCAGTCACAGGCAGCTG TGTTGTCTCAGCTTGGCTCTGCCGAGAACAGACCTGAGCAAAGCCTTCCTCAGCAGAGATTCCAGCTCTCCTCTGCCtttcaacagcagcagcaacagatACAA CAGTTGCGATTCTTGCAGCATCAAATGGctatggcagcagcagcagcacaaaCAGCTCAGCTACATCATCATCGGCATACAGGCAGCCAgtcaaaaagtaaaatgaagagaGGCACGCCAACCACTCCAAAATTTTGA